Proteins encoded together in one Neobacillus sp. FSL H8-0543 window:
- a CDS encoding ABC transporter ATP-binding protein produces MSKDRTNTPPPMPGPQGKPGGFGGAHRRGPVVKPKNFKATLRRLWQYFGKERNMLTIVFIFIFFSSALTLLAPYLIGRAIDAINLANGVVDFGILKIAIFILVVAFILEGVLTFLQGWLMAGVSQRIVKSLRDTLFRKLQKLPVSFFDQRTYGELMSRLSNDIDNVSNTISQSTTQLMSGVIVISGSLIMMLILSPILTVASLLTVPLVFLLTRMIAKRTGKLFKAQQVQLGKLNGHVEETISGIEVVKAFNHEEKVISEFEEINTELREVGLKAQIWSGFLMPIMNVINNLGFALVAVTGGILAVNNMITVGVIASFITYSRQFVRPLNDLANIFNILQSGVAGAERVFEILDEQEETSDIQEAVVLENPKGHVVFENVSFGYRTDVPILKNVSFEANIGSSTALVGPTGAGKTTIVNLLTRFYDVTSGRILLDGRDIRDYTRDSLRRSFGFVLQDTYLFSGTILENIKYGKPEATEEEVIKAAKMANANPFIRRLPNQYETVLAENGGNLSQGQRQLIAIARVILAKPSVLILDEATSSIDTRTEHHIQEALLTLMEGRTSFIIAHRLNTIRDADTIMVIDHGEIIEKGSHGRLLEQQGNYYNMYHNQFRNVELANE; encoded by the coding sequence ATGTCAAAGGATCGTACAAATACACCGCCGCCAATGCCAGGACCTCAAGGAAAGCCTGGTGGTTTTGGGGGAGCCCACCGAAGAGGACCGGTAGTAAAACCGAAGAATTTCAAAGCGACATTACGAAGGTTATGGCAATACTTCGGTAAGGAAAGAAACATGCTCACCATCGTATTCATTTTTATTTTTTTTAGTTCAGCACTTACCTTACTTGCCCCCTATTTAATTGGCAGAGCGATCGATGCAATCAATCTTGCGAATGGAGTAGTAGATTTTGGAATCCTCAAAATTGCAATCTTTATCCTGGTTGTAGCCTTTATCTTGGAGGGCGTGCTTACCTTTTTACAGGGATGGCTCATGGCTGGAGTATCTCAGCGAATTGTTAAAAGCTTACGGGATACGCTATTTAGGAAATTACAGAAGCTGCCTGTTTCTTTTTTTGATCAACGGACATATGGTGAGCTGATGAGCAGGTTATCAAACGATATTGATAACGTTAGCAACACGATTTCCCAGTCTACGACACAACTAATGTCTGGAGTCATTGTGATCAGCGGTTCGTTAATCATGATGTTAATTTTGAGTCCAATTTTAACGGTTGCGAGTTTACTAACCGTACCGCTCGTCTTTTTGTTAACACGGATGATTGCAAAGCGGACAGGTAAGTTGTTTAAAGCCCAGCAGGTTCAGCTTGGTAAATTAAATGGACATGTGGAGGAGACAATCTCTGGAATCGAAGTGGTAAAGGCTTTTAACCATGAAGAAAAGGTTATTTCTGAGTTTGAAGAGATTAATACAGAATTGCGTGAGGTCGGCCTTAAGGCGCAAATATGGTCTGGTTTTCTAATGCCGATTATGAACGTTATAAATAATTTGGGGTTTGCGCTAGTTGCGGTTACGGGAGGAATTCTTGCTGTTAACAACATGATAACGGTTGGTGTGATTGCTAGCTTTATTACCTACTCAAGGCAATTTGTTCGGCCACTTAATGACTTAGCGAACATTTTTAATATCCTCCAATCAGGTGTTGCAGGAGCCGAGCGTGTTTTTGAAATCCTTGACGAACAAGAGGAAACGTCCGATATACAGGAAGCGGTTGTATTGGAGAATCCTAAAGGTCATGTAGTGTTTGAAAATGTTAGCTTTGGCTATCGCACGGATGTGCCGATTTTAAAGAATGTCAGCTTTGAAGCGAACATTGGCAGCAGCACGGCCTTGGTTGGTCCGACGGGAGCTGGGAAAACAACGATTGTCAATCTACTCACCCGTTTTTACGATGTAACGAGTGGGAGGATTTTGCTAGATGGTCGCGATATTAGAGACTATACACGTGATAGCTTAAGACGAAGCTTTGGCTTTGTCCTCCAGGATACGTATCTTTTTTCTGGAACAATTCTGGAGAATATTAAGTATGGTAAGCCAGAGGCAACGGAAGAGGAAGTAATCAAAGCGGCAAAGATGGCAAATGCCAATCCATTTATTCGGCGTTTACCGAACCAGTATGAAACGGTCCTAGCTGAAAATGGGGGAAATCTAAGCCAAGGTCAGCGTCAGCTGATTGCCATTGCCAGAGTCATCCTAGCTAAACCCTCGGTACTCATCTTAGATGAAGCAACTAGCAGTATTGACACCCGCACGGAGCATCACATTCAGGAAGCGCTGTTAACGTTAATGGAGGGGCGGACGAGCTTCATTATCGCTCATCGCCTAAATACGATTCGTGATGCGGACACGATTATGGTCATTGACCATGGGGAAATTATTGAAAAAGGCAGCCATGGTCGGTTACTAGAACAGCAAGGAAATTACTACAATATGTACCATAATCAGTTTAGAAATGTTGAATTGGCAAATGAGTAA
- a CDS encoding ABC transporter ATP-binding protein translates to MGFLTKYIRKYWKSFSLAVLFLTFETVSDLMMPTIMAKIIDVGIVGRDLDYVLKMGGLMLLITAFGAVSASTRSILASNVSQNFGAELRLDLFRKIQTLSFKNIDQFERASLITRLTNDVTQVQIFANGLMRIFVKAPLLAIGGLIMATRLNLHLSVVLAVVVPIVAFFIIINLRLGFPLFSKVQKALDRVNRVMREYLSGVRVVKAFNRFDVEVNKFDQANEEFKNQSIAATRLMAVFSPAIMLTVNLGIVAVLWIGGLGVNNGNIQVGHIVAFINYMTQILFSLMLISMVFNMFVRAKTSAVRIGEVFSQEDLLTWKEESSGISSITGRIDFDNVCFSYEGTSGEPIIKNINLTILPGESVGIIGSTGSGKSTLVGLIPRFYDASSGTIRVDGEDIRDVNPKRLREKISIVPQKTTLFTGTIEENIKWGKEDASAEEMIAAAEIAGAHDFISTSPEGYQTKIGQGGVNFSGGQKQRLSIARALIKNPEILILDDSTSAVDVTTEAGIKAGLKKYAKGLTCLLIAQRISSIIDADKIVVMDEGRIVGIGSHAELVKSCTVYQEICHSQMGKEVVQ, encoded by the coding sequence ATGGGATTTTTAACAAAGTACATCAGGAAGTATTGGAAGTCTTTTAGCCTAGCGGTGTTATTTCTAACCTTTGAAACGGTTAGTGATTTAATGATGCCAACGATTATGGCAAAAATTATTGATGTTGGGATTGTGGGTAGGGACCTGGATTATGTGCTGAAAATGGGCGGACTAATGCTGCTGATCACGGCTTTTGGTGCAGTGTCTGCATCGACGAGAAGTATACTGGCAAGCAATGTTTCACAAAACTTTGGCGCGGAACTGCGCTTGGATTTATTTAGAAAAATTCAAACATTGTCCTTTAAAAATATTGACCAGTTTGAACGGGCCTCGCTAATCACAAGGCTAACGAATGATGTCACCCAGGTACAAATATTTGCAAATGGCTTGATGAGAATCTTTGTTAAAGCCCCCCTGTTAGCCATTGGCGGTTTGATTATGGCTACTAGGCTGAATCTCCATCTTTCAGTAGTCCTTGCAGTGGTTGTTCCGATTGTAGCCTTTTTTATCATTATAAATCTGAGGTTAGGCTTCCCTCTCTTCTCTAAGGTTCAAAAAGCACTAGATCGTGTGAACCGTGTAATGAGGGAGTATTTATCAGGTGTTCGTGTCGTTAAGGCATTTAACCGTTTTGATGTGGAAGTGAATAAATTTGATCAAGCGAATGAGGAATTTAAAAATCAATCGATTGCAGCAACGCGGCTAATGGCAGTATTTAGCCCAGCGATTATGCTAACGGTCAACCTAGGGATTGTTGCTGTTCTTTGGATTGGCGGCTTAGGAGTAAATAACGGAAATATTCAAGTAGGTCATATTGTTGCTTTCATAAACTATATGACGCAAATCCTCTTTTCGCTGATGTTAATATCAATGGTGTTTAATATGTTTGTACGGGCAAAGACTTCTGCAGTAAGAATAGGTGAAGTCTTTTCACAGGAGGATCTGCTAACCTGGAAGGAGGAAAGTAGTGGAATCTCCTCCATAACAGGAAGGATTGATTTTGATAATGTGTGCTTCTCCTATGAAGGTACTAGCGGGGAACCAATTATCAAAAATATTAACCTCACCATTTTACCTGGAGAATCCGTGGGGATCATTGGTTCAACTGGCTCAGGAAAGAGTACACTCGTTGGACTTATCCCACGCTTTTATGATGCTAGCTCTGGAACCATAAGGGTGGATGGAGAGGATATTCGCGATGTGAATCCAAAACGATTACGAGAAAAAATTTCGATTGTACCGCAAAAAACCACCTTATTTACAGGAACCATTGAGGAAAATATCAAATGGGGCAAGGAAGATGCAAGTGCTGAGGAAATGATTGCTGCTGCAGAAATTGCTGGTGCCCATGACTTTATTTCAACTTCACCAGAAGGATATCAAACGAAAATTGGTCAAGGTGGCGTAAATTTTTCCGGTGGTCAAAAGCAAAGGCTCTCAATTGCCAGAGCGTTAATTAAAAACCCAGAAATCTTAATCTTAGATGATAGTACGAGTGCCGTTGATGTGACAACAGAGGCAGGAATTAAAGCAGGATTGAAGAAATATGCAAAAGGGCTGACTTGTTTGTTAATTGCGCAACGGATTTCCTCAATTATTGATGCGGATAAAATCGTTGTCATGGACGAGGGCAGAATTGTTGGGATTGGCAGTCATGCAGAATTAGTAAAAAGCTGTACCGTCTATCAAGAAATCTGTCATTCTCAGATGGGTAAAGAGGTGGTGCAATAA
- a CDS encoding ASCH domain-containing protein produces the protein MAAQNENNTLPPKTCSVDKLVTLESDVKKVLSGEKSATRRNGRYADPGEIMTLEGRDFVIDKVYSQSLGELTDNDARSEGYATVEEYKQSILSYHPGMPWLPQMRVWVHEFRPA, from the coding sequence ATGGCTGCACAAAACGAAAACAATACATTACCGCCAAAAACCTGTTCTGTGGACAAATTGGTTACATTAGAATCCGATGTAAAAAAGGTGCTTTCTGGAGAAAAATCGGCTACACGCAGGAATGGCCGATATGCCGACCCAGGTGAAATTATGACTCTTGAAGGCCGTGACTTTGTTATTGACAAGGTTTATTCGCAAAGCTTAGGAGAATTAACGGATAATGATGCACGCAGTGAGGGCTACGCTACGGTCGAGGAATACAAGCAGTCGATTCTTTCATATCATCCAGGAATGCCTTGGCTGCCGCAAATGCGCGTGTGGGTCCATGAATTCCGCCCTGCTTAA
- a CDS encoding ABC transporter permease subunit, which translates to MNIFMREMKSHRKSLIFWSIGVVLMVVTGMSKYAGMSSSGQSMNEMVAQMPTSIKAVFGLGSFDISKASGYYGILFLYLLLMATIHATMLGSIILAKEERDKTSEFLFVKPVSRRTIITAKLLAAFVNIVILNIITLISSLVIVGNYSEGETFSGDIVLTMAGMFILQLLFMLIGSALAAVKKKPKAAASLATGVLLLTYVLSIAIDLNESIEGLKYVTPFKYFEAKNIMFGGGLELSFVILSVVVIVALTVVTYVFYQKRDLNV; encoded by the coding sequence ATGAATATTTTTATGAGAGAAATGAAGTCTCACCGAAAATCGCTGATTTTTTGGAGTATTGGTGTCGTCCTGATGGTTGTAACGGGCATGAGTAAATATGCCGGTATGTCTTCATCGGGGCAATCGATGAATGAAATGGTCGCACAGATGCCAACCTCAATTAAAGCGGTCTTTGGTTTGGGGAGTTTTGATATTTCAAAGGCAAGCGGTTATTATGGAATCCTTTTTCTTTATTTGCTTTTAATGGCTACGATTCATGCTACAATGCTCGGTTCCATAATTCTGGCTAAAGAAGAACGGGATAAGACCTCTGAGTTTTTATTTGTAAAGCCAGTATCAAGAAGAACGATTATTACCGCAAAACTACTGGCGGCCTTCGTGAATATTGTGATATTGAACATTATTACCCTTATTTCCTCGCTGGTTATTGTAGGCAATTATAGCGAGGGTGAAACATTTTCTGGTGATATCGTGCTGACAATGGCGGGAATGTTTATATTGCAGCTTCTGTTTATGTTGATTGGTAGTGCACTTGCTGCGGTAAAAAAGAAGCCAAAGGCGGCAGCCTCCCTGGCAACGGGTGTTCTATTATTAACGTATGTATTATCGATCGCCATCGATTTGAATGAAAGTATCGAAGGCTTGAAGTATGTCACTCCTTTTAAATATTTTGAAGCAAAAAATATCATGTTTGGCGGCGGATTAGAGCTAAGTTTTGTGATCCTATCAGTGGTGGTAATTGTCGCACTTACGGTGGTAACCTATGTTTTTTATCAAAAAAGAGACTTAAACGTATAG